The Pseudanabaena sp. PCC 6802 genomic interval CGATCGCCACGATCTTCCTGGCTTGGCAGTTTATAACAACAAGTGTCCTGGCTGCGGAGTCAACTGCTGAGATGCGCACAGTGCAACTCAATGACAAGGAAAAAATCATTTTGTCAACTAAAGATATTGCAGCCGGTAAGAAGCTATTTCAAAATGCTTGTGCCACCTGCCATGTTGGTGGAGCCACGTTCACCAACCCCAACGTCGGGCTCGATCCAGAAAGCCTAGCTTTGGCAACTCCCCCCCGTAATACCGTAGAAGGGTTAGTAGATTTCATGAAGAACCCCACCACCTTTGATGGAGTGGAGGAAATCTACGAGACTCACCCCAGTTTGAGAAGCAATGACATTTTCCCCACTATGCGCGGTTTGACCGATAAAGAACTCAAGCAAATTGCTGGTTATATTCTTTACCAACCTAAAGTCAGAGGCATTGGCTGGGGTGGTGGTAAGATCTACTATTAAGAGAAAATTAAGAGACTATTGAGAGATCGAGCAATCTCAGATCGGATCGCATCGCTCAAGCAAAATTCTAAACTCAAACAGCAGAACATGAAAAAGCAATCAATTTTTGGGCGTTTAAGCCTCCTGTTTATTAGTTTCACGATCGCATTGAGCAGCCTTGTTTTTCATGCTGCTCCTGCATTAGCAGAAACCCACACCGTCCTGATGGGATCTAAAAGCGGACAGCTTGTATTTGAGCCGTCTACGCTCACAATCAAAGCAGGTGACACAGTTAAATGGGTGAATAATAAAGGTTTCCCCCATAACGTAGTGATTGATGGGCAAGACGCTCTATCCCACAAGAAACTGATTCAAAAACCAAAGGAATCGGTAGAAACTACTTTCAGCGAAGCAGGTGAGTACAGCTACTATTGCGCTCCTCACCGTGGTGCTGGCATGGTTGGCAAGATTACCGTTCAGTAAAGTTAACCGACATTTACGTGGATAGACTGTGGGGTGGGCAATGCCCACCCCACAGTTGTTTGAAAGCTTTTTACCTGGATTCGATCGCTACAAGGCTCCTGCTGCTGTCGTATCTAGAACGCAACCAGAGAGATGGGTAGTAATATTCATCGTTTGCAGGCAGGGAGGGAGATCGCCACCGTTGTGATAGTCGATTACACTCACGCCGCCATTGCCTTGCTTAAATGACCAAAAACTATCCGGTTCCAGGTTGAAAATCTGACAGAGAATTGCTTTGTTAACCGCGTCATGGGCAACTACAAGCGCGGTTTCGCCGGGTGGCGTGGCCTCGACAATATATTGCCATACCTGTGCTACCCTCTGCCAAACCTGCTGCAGATTTTCACCCTCAGGCATTTGCACGGAGCCGGGCGTTTTCTGCCACCTGAGTAATTCACCAGGAAACTCCGTCTCGATTTCATGCTCGAACTTGCCCTCCCATAAACCATGGGATATTTCCTTTAAGTCGTCAAGCAGATCGAGCGCTACTTCAGGATGGTAGCTCAAGATCTTTTCAGCGGTCTCCTTAGGACGCAGCATGGGGCTGCTAAATGCTCGATGAATGGGTACGGATTGTAAAAACTCCGCCGCACATCTGGCTTGATCCTGCCCCTGCGAGTTGAGGGGAACGTCGATTTGTCCTTGAAAGCGCGTTTGACGATTCCACTCTGTTTCTCCGTGACGCACTAACAGGATGCGGGGGCCGACATGTCCTTTACGGCTGCTGGGTAAAGCACTACCTGTTAAGGTCGATAGGTGACTGATAAGGTTAAGAGACTCTAGTTGAACGTTAAAACCTAATTCGCGATCGCTGCTCTGCGTAAAGTTTAGAACGCTAATCCCACAGTTAGATTTTTGTAAATGATGGTAGTGTGATGGGTGTAAGCCCATCGCGGTGGCAATTAAGGCTCGATTAATACCGCTATGACCCACTAGCAGGATGGTTTCACCCTGATGTCGTGGTAAGATTTCACGCCATAGGGTTTGTGCCTGTGCAAACAGATCGCGAACCGGGTAGAGATCGCCCATGCTCAATTCATGAGGAGCATCGCGCCACTTATAATAGGCATCGGGAAATTGCGCCTTCACCTGTTCAAAAGTAAGACCTTCCCACTCAGGCAGGTTAATTTCGTATAAACCCTCGTGTAACTGCAGTGGAGGTGGATTCGTAGAGGCGGCTAAGATAATTTCTGCCGTTTGTCGGGCACGGATTAAGGGGCTGCCATAGGCTGCCGCGAATGAGAGATCGGCTAGGGCTGAACCAGCGGCTGCTGCCTGCGCTTGACCTTTGGTAGTCAGGATTGACTGCTGTTCGGGTTGGTCGAGGTTGCCACGCCCCTGAACCAAGCCAGCCGTATTAAAGTTACTTTCGCCGTGGCGCACTAAGACTATGCGAGTAATCAGGACTATACCCTCTCTTTATGCTAGACACCTTAAAGAAATTTAACATTTTTGTATTGCGCTATAATACTGTGTTAGGCTACCAATAGCCAAGTAAAAGCTAAAGATGTTGCTTGCTTGCGCCTCTTGCAGCGTTAATATTTCAGTCTAAGAATTTAGATTAATTATCTGAATCTTGATTTCATTGCCTGTATTTAGTGACTAGAGAACATCCCAGATTTGTCATTATCCCCACACCTTCAGTGCTTCCCCCTAGCAAGGGGAGGATGAGTGGGTTTAGTGTAGTACAAATGTAGGATGCAGCCCGTAGCTATATTCATAGATGTACTATCCAAATATAGTTATCCTCTTTTAAACTCTTTTGCCAAGCTATCAGGTCATTTTATCAAGCCCGATCTAGGCTCGTCAGACACAAATATGCGTGCTGTTAGTAAATTACTCATCTTACGCGGAAGATCCTGAAACTCTCACACCTAAACCCTATACCTCAGGTAGACGGGAACAGAACCGAAGCGGTGGCTGTACCCCTGCAACCCTTGAATATGAGGGGTTATATACAGGTTAGGCGAGACAAGGATCTCCCGTAGCATCAGTAAATTAAATATTCAGCCTTAGGTATGAAACCTCTCATAAGAGATACCGGGCTCGATCGTATACAGCACGGCATTCTTAGACTTAACCGACTGACCCAAAAATTTTTGAGGAAATTGAATGCCCAAGCAAATTATTATTGCTGAGCAGCATAGAATTGCTGCTGTATTTAGCGAAGATCAAATAGAAGAAATCATTGTTGCCACTGGCACCCATCAGGTTGGGGATATCTATATGGGTGTAGTGGAAAATATCTTAACCAGTATTGATGCTGCATTCGTCAATATTGGGGAAGGCGAACGTAATGGGTTTATTCACATCACCGATTTAGGGCCTTTGCGGCTCCGGCGCTCTGGTGGCACGATTAACGATCTCCTGGTACCGCAACAAAGGGTGCTGGTGCAGGTGATGAAAGAGCCAACGGGCAATAAAGGCCCTCGGCTGACGGGTAATATTTCTATGCCCGGTCGCTATGTCGTCCTCATGCCATTTGGACGGGGTGTCAACCTTTCGCGGCGGATCCGCAGCGAGAGCGAACGCAGTCGCTTGCGGGCATTGGCAATCTTGATCAAGCCCTCTGGCATGGGCTTGCTAGTGCGTACCGAAGCTGAGGATATGTCCGAAGATTCGATCGTCGAGGATTTAGATAATCTGCTCAAACAATGGGAATTTGTGCAGCAGGAATCTAGCAATACACGTTACCCAACTTTGCTAGATCGCGATCGCGACTTTATTCAGCGCGTACTGCGCGACGTTTACACCAGCGATGTGAACCGTATCGTTACGGACACCAGTGATGGGATGCGGCGGGTCAAGCAACATCTACTCAACTGGGGCGAAGGCAAAATTCCCACGGGTGTATTTATCGACCACCACCGCGAACGCTCCAATATTCTGGAATACTTCCGAGTTAGTGCTGCGATCCGCGAGGCTCTAAGACCGCGCGTAGATCTGCCCAGTGGCGGCTACATTATCATCCAGCCCACCGAAGCCCTCACCGTAATTGATGTTAATTCAGGCTCGTTTACGCGATCGCAGACTTCGCGCGAAACCGTACTGTGGACGAACTGCGAGGCCGCCACGGAAGTAGCGCGGCAAATGCGCCTGCGCAATATTGCTGGCGTGATCGTAGTTGACTTTATCGATATGGATTCGCGGCGCGATCAGCTACAACTCCTCGATCACTTTGATAAGGCACTGCGCGCCGATAAGTCGAGACCGCAAATCGCCCAGCTTACCGAATTAGGCCTAGTGGAGTTAACTCGTAAGCGTCAAGGACAAAGCATCTATGAATTATTTGGTCGTCCTTGTCCCACCTGTGGAGGGCTGGGACATTTGGTACATCTGCCCGGAGAGAGCGATCTGCAACCAGCAGAAGTAAGCGCTCGACAATGGGAAAGTCGATTTGCGTTTAAACCTGAAATCGACATTGACGATCGCAACTACAGTCTTAGTGGTGGCACGGAACCAAACTTAGCCAATCATCCCAGCTATCAGGAGCGCAGCAATAGCTCTCGCAAACGCAGACGCAACCTGCCACCTGGCAGAGAACCCAGCAGAGAGGCTGGGAGGGAGTCCATTCGAGAGGCCGGTAGAGACTCAGGTAGAGAACGAGAGAGTAGGGAAAGAGATAGAGACGATCGCGATCGGGAAAGATCGGTTGGTACATCGCTGGAGGGGCGAGGTTCTCGCCACGAGCTACGGGATGCCAGTGCCCGTGTCATGCCATCTCCTAAGCTAGCTAGTGGAACTGCCACAGCTACAGCCGCAGATGTAGACGTGCCGACCGAACCTGCGCCAGCGATCGAACGTAGCGGTAAGCGGGAAGTGCCTCGGCCTAAGTTGGAACCACCCGAGATCGTAACTGTGGAGATGACTTTAGAAGAGCAAGAAGTTTACGCGCAAATGGGTATTTCTCCTTTAGTCTTTATAGGCAAAGAAGTTAAAGACCCGCGCAACACGATTGTCTCTGTGGTACTGCCCGGAGAATCTCCCAAAACTTTACCTACTTTGCCTGTAGCAATTCCAGCTAATAGCACGGAACCCGCCATTGAGGAAGTTGACTCAGAAATAATTTCAGGTAGGTTTGACTCACAGCCCGATTTTCCCGATCTATCCGAAGCCCAAGTAGTGGAAGTACCTGCGATCTCGACAGAATCAATTCCTGATGCCAATGAATCTAAACTAGAACTAATCGAAGAACCCGTTCACAAATCACCGGAAGCTTCCCGCCGCCGCCGCCGGACTTCTTCTGTTTCTTAGGGTAGATGACTTGCAAAAATCGGGTTGTAGTAGTTGGCTGCGGCGTTATAGGGGCGACGATCGCCTACGAATTAAGCCGTTTATCTCTGCCGGTACAGGTAATTGAGGCGCGATCGCAGCCTGGCATGGGTGCGACAGGTGCAGCTTTAGGCGTGCTAATGGCAGCTTGCGCCCAGAAACCGGATGGCGATCTGGTCGCGTTGCGACTGGCAAGTTTGAGGCGTTACGATCGCCTGATCGCCGCTCTAATTACAGAGACTGGCTGGGATATCCCCTACAATCGGGCTGGGATCCTGTCCATCTATGCTGACCCCGATGCCCAGGCAAAATGGTCGCCGACCATTCTGGCTCGACAGGCACAGGGTTTTAGTTTAAAGTGGCTCGATCGCTCGGCACTGCGATCTCAGTATCCTCTGCTCGCTGCCGAGGGCGGCACGTATAGCGAGAGCGATCGCGCCCTTAATCCCGCTAAATTAGTGCAGGCGCTGGTACAAGCCGCGCAGCAAAATGGCGCAAAGTTTATTTTTAGTTCCCCGGTAGAAAGGTTGAGCGATCTGCCGGATGCCGATTGGATCGTAATTACAGCGGGCTTAGGCTCCGATCGGTTGCTGGATAGTCTGAATCTGGGCAACGATGAGCCTTTATTAATGCCCGTGGGCGGTCAAGCGATCGAGATCTATTTACCTGGCCTGGATGTAGCTCAAGTAATCCATGCCGTCGATCTCAACGGCAGCGACATTAATATTGTCCCGCTTGGGCAAGACCGCTATTGGGTAGGGGCAACGGTGGAATTCGACCCTCAAGATCTCCCAAGAGAGGCAAACGTGGCAAAATTACTGGCAACCGCCAGCCAGTTTTGCCCGCTGATGCAACAGGCAAAGGTTTTGCAAACTTGGGCTGGCGATCGCCCTCGCCCCAGAAAGGCGCGATCGCCGATTCTTGGCTTTGTCCCAGGTCATCCAAATGTGCTGGTTGCGATCGGACACTATCGTAATGGCATTCTCATGGCTCCGATTTCAGCGCAGATTATTTGCGATCTAATCGTGGGTGGGGATAGCGATCTACCCTGGCGTGGTTGCGCGGTTGTTTAACGCAGCAATGGTATAGACGGCTATTACTACCGATAAAATCCGCATACAAGCAAAATCCCTGTGATAATCTAGCAGTAACCAGGTTCACCAATTGTTAATCTATGAATCAAACATACAGATCT includes:
- the psbV gene encoding photosystem II cytochrome c-550, encoding MRKPYKLLLLAIATIFLAWQFITTSVLAAESTAEMRTVQLNDKEKIILSTKDIAAGKKLFQNACATCHVGGATFTNPNVGLDPESLALATPPRNTVEGLVDFMKNPTTFDGVEEIYETHPSLRSNDIFPTMRGLTDKELKQIAGYILYQPKVRGIGWGGGKIYY
- the petE gene encoding plastocyanin; this translates as MKKQSIFGRLSLLFISFTIALSSLVFHAAPALAETHTVLMGSKSGQLVFEPSTLTIKAGDTVKWVNNKGFPHNVVIDGQDALSHKKLIQKPKESVETTFSEAGEYSYYCAPHRGAGMVGKITVQ
- a CDS encoding histidine phosphatase family protein, giving the protein MRHGESNFNTAGLVQGRGNLDQPEQQSILTTKGQAQAAAAGSALADLSFAAAYGSPLIRARQTAEIILAASTNPPPLQLHEGLYEINLPEWEGLTFEQVKAQFPDAYYKWRDAPHELSMGDLYPVRDLFAQAQTLWREILPRHQGETILLVGHSGINRALIATAMGLHPSHYHHLQKSNCGISVLNFTQSSDRELGFNVQLESLNLISHLSTLTGSALPSSRKGHVGPRILLVRHGETEWNRQTRFQGQIDVPLNSQGQDQARCAAEFLQSVPIHRAFSSPMLRPKETAEKILSYHPEVALDLLDDLKEISHGLWEGKFEHEIETEFPGELLRWQKTPGSVQMPEGENLQQVWQRVAQVWQYIVEATPPGETALVVAHDAVNKAILCQIFNLEPDSFWSFKQGNGGVSVIDYHNGGDLPPCLQTMNITTHLSGCVLDTTAAGAL
- a CDS encoding Rne/Rng family ribonuclease, which gives rise to MPKQIIIAEQHRIAAVFSEDQIEEIIVATGTHQVGDIYMGVVENILTSIDAAFVNIGEGERNGFIHITDLGPLRLRRSGGTINDLLVPQQRVLVQVMKEPTGNKGPRLTGNISMPGRYVVLMPFGRGVNLSRRIRSESERSRLRALAILIKPSGMGLLVRTEAEDMSEDSIVEDLDNLLKQWEFVQQESSNTRYPTLLDRDRDFIQRVLRDVYTSDVNRIVTDTSDGMRRVKQHLLNWGEGKIPTGVFIDHHRERSNILEYFRVSAAIREALRPRVDLPSGGYIIIQPTEALTVIDVNSGSFTRSQTSRETVLWTNCEAATEVARQMRLRNIAGVIVVDFIDMDSRRDQLQLLDHFDKALRADKSRPQIAQLTELGLVELTRKRQGQSIYELFGRPCPTCGGLGHLVHLPGESDLQPAEVSARQWESRFAFKPEIDIDDRNYSLSGGTEPNLANHPSYQERSNSSRKRRRNLPPGREPSREAGRESIREAGRDSGRERESRERDRDDRDRERSVGTSLEGRGSRHELRDASARVMPSPKLASGTATATAADVDVPTEPAPAIERSGKREVPRPKLEPPEIVTVEMTLEEQEVYAQMGISPLVFIGKEVKDPRNTIVSVVLPGESPKTLPTLPVAIPANSTEPAIEEVDSEIISGRFDSQPDFPDLSEAQVVEVPAISTESIPDANESKLELIEEPVHKSPEASRRRRRTSSVS
- a CDS encoding NAD(P)/FAD-dependent oxidoreductase, yielding MTCKNRVVVVGCGVIGATIAYELSRLSLPVQVIEARSQPGMGATGAALGVLMAACAQKPDGDLVALRLASLRRYDRLIAALITETGWDIPYNRAGILSIYADPDAQAKWSPTILARQAQGFSLKWLDRSALRSQYPLLAAEGGTYSESDRALNPAKLVQALVQAAQQNGAKFIFSSPVERLSDLPDADWIVITAGLGSDRLLDSLNLGNDEPLLMPVGGQAIEIYLPGLDVAQVIHAVDLNGSDINIVPLGQDRYWVGATVEFDPQDLPREANVAKLLATASQFCPLMQQAKVLQTWAGDRPRPRKARSPILGFVPGHPNVLVAIGHYRNGILMAPISAQIICDLIVGGDSDLPWRGCAVV